The DNA window CCGGCTCCCACATTCTGGCTGACAAAGCTCAGTGCCGTCTGGTAAATAGCATTCATGGAAACATAAACAAATCCCTCTATGTTACCGGCTGCCGTATTGCCCGCCATGGCAATCGCTCCGAAAGAGTTGATGGATGACTGGATCAACACGTTAGAGATTGAAAAAATCGCTCCCTGCAACCCGGCAGGAAGTCCGATCTGGATAATACGGATCATCTTCTCTTTGTGAATCCGGATCCGTTTCAGATACAACCGGTACATTCCCTCACTTTTCATCAGACAACGTACGATAAGTGCCGCTGATATACACTGTGAAACTACGGTCGCGATAGCGACACCTGCAACTCCCATCTGAAATCCGATCACGAAAATCAGATTCAGAATCACATTGACCACACCTGCCTCCAGCAGATAGTACAACGGTCTTCTGGTATCTCCGATGGCACGCAGCACCGCCGCCCCAAAGTTATAGATCAGCATCGCCGGCATACCGATAAAATATATCCGGATATATAATGCAGCCTGTCCCAGCACTTCCTCCGGTGTTGCCATCAGTTCCAGCATCATCGGTGCAAAAATCATACCTACCACAATCAGAAACATTCCGCCGATGATGCCAATCGCCATCGAGGTATGTACGGTATCCTGGATGTTCTGTTCATCCTTTGCCCCAAAATACTGGGCAACCAGTACATTGGTACCAATAGAAAAACCGATAAATACATTGGTAAACAGGTTGATCAGCGCACCTGTAGATCCCACTGCGGCAAGTGCATGACTTCCCGCAAATTTTCCCACTACTACAATATCTGCAGCATTAAACAACAGCTGCAGTACCCCGGACAAGATCAAAGGAACCGCAAAGATCAGCAGTTTCTTCAATAATGGCCCGGTACACATGTCCATCTCATATGACTTTTTCATCTTCCCCAAAACCTCCCATAGTTTTGCTGTGTAAAAAGCGGACAGATGAAGTCCTGCACAGTCCCCGCTGTACATACTCCTCTCTGCCCGTTTCATTCTTTCTACTTTTCGCTCTCAGCAGCCTGATACTCCCGATACGCTTCCTGATATACCTTCCAGGTACCTTCACCGTGACACACCATGGTCACTTCTTCCACTACCTGTGTCCATTTCAGAAAATCACAGATTGTCCGCACCGCGATCTTCGCTGCCTCTTCCACCGGATAGCCGTACACCCCTGTACTGATCGATGGAAATGCAATCGTCTTGAGACCATGCTGTTCTCCCAGTTTCAGGCAGTACTCATAACACCCCTGCAGCAGCACATCCTCATAATTATATCCACCATGCCAGATAGGTCCCGGCGTATGAAGCACATAATGTGCCGGCAGATTGTACCCTTTGGTAATCTTGGCCTTACCGGTATCACATCCGCCTAATGTCTTGCATTCCTCCAGCAATTCCGGTCCTGCTGCCCGGTGAATCGCACCGTCCACACCTCCGCCACCGAGAAGCGTCGTGTTGGCAGCGTTAACAATTCCGTCTACCGCATAGGTGGTAATATCGCCCATTTCAATCTTAAATTTTCCCATAATAACAAATCCTCCCGTTTTTTGGTTATTTACACAGTTCCCCCACTACCTGATTAATAACCTTACCGTCAGCTTTGCCTTTCAGTTCTCCCATGACAGCTTTCATGATCTGTCCTTTATTTTTTGTTGCCAGAACTTCTGCAAATTTCTCCTGCAGACAGGTCTTTACTTCTTCTGCAGACATCAGCTGCGGAGCATATTCATTGATAATATTATAACGGGTCTGATACTCTTCGATCAGATCGGTACGTTCTGCCGGGCAGGTATCAATCTGCTCTTTTACGGTTTTCAGTTCTTTTAAGATCACCTGATCCACCAGTTCCGGTTTTATGTCATCTCTGTGGCCTTCGTCAATTGCTACTTTTTTTACTGCAGAGATCAAAGAAGAAATAGCCTCTTTTCTTACTTTGTCTTTTGCTTTCATAGCTGCCACCATGTCTTTTTGCAATACTGCTAATTCCATTGTCTTCTCCTCCTGTATATACAATTATCGCTGTCTCCTATTTTACCTCTAATCGACATTTACTTCAAGTCCGGGACATATAAAAAAAGAGAGAAAAACCGGCGGGGCTTTTCCGTCGTTTTTTCTCTCTTTGCGATTCGTTTTTCAATCCTTTTTAGTTAGCGCTGCTGTCTTCTGTGCTGTCACTGCTGCTGTCTGCCTGTACTTCTGTCACATTGGCATTTGCCAGGATCAGATCACTGACACGGTTCAGCATAATACTCTGTTCTACATTGTCCTGACCGTAGGTCTGAATCAGTTCGTCCTCGGTACATCCATATTCTGTCAGCATCTTGTCCAGTGCTTCCTTATATGCATCATCACCGATAGCAAAGCCCTCTTTGTCACAGATTGCCTGGCAAACCAGAGCCTGTGCCGCTACATTTTTGCCATATTCTTCCTTATTGGACTCATATTCATCCTGAGACAGTCCGGAAGACTCAATATAAGCATCCAGTTCCATACCTGCATATTTTGCATAGGTTTCCACCTGCTGCACATACAGGTTCTTTCCGATTTCAACCAGAGAATCCGGATATTCGTTGATCGTACAGTTCTCTACCACCTGTGTCCATGCAGAATAACGCACCTGGTTTTCTGCTGTCTGCTCGTTGTTTTCTTCCTGATCAGAACGGATACCTGCTTTGTAATCTGCTACATTGTCATATCCCTCGATGTTATCTGCCACCCACTGATCGGTTGGCTCAGTCAACGGCTCTTTGACTGCATTGACTGTAACGGTAAATTCTACCGCTTTTCCGGCAAGATCCTGTGTATAATCTTCCGGGAATGTCAGATCCAGCGTACGGGTTTCACCTTTCTTTGCTCCGATCAGACCATCTTCAAATCCATCGATGAATTTTCCGGAACCCAGTTTCAGGTCTGCACCCTGATCGCTTCCGCCATCAAATTCTGTTCCGTCAATCTTACCCACATAGTCAATATTTACGGTGTCACCTTCTTTTGCTGTCCGGTCTACTTCTACCGGATAGCTTGCCAGTGCATCGTCAATCTCATTCTGTACATCTTCGTCCGTTACAGACTGGATAGTTTTTTCTACAGTAATTCCTTTATAATCACCCAGAGTTACACATTTTTCCACGTCAATATCTGCCATCAGTTCTGCGGTAGTCGGGGAATCCTCGGATGTATCTTCCTCGCTGTCAGAATCTGTCTGTTCTGCATCGTCTGTGCTTGCTGTTTCTTCTGTCTTTGTATCATCATTTTTTGTAGCTGTCTTCTGGCTGCATCCCGTTACGGAAAGTGCCATTACCAGAAGCATACTGATCATTATCGCTCTTTTCTTCATAAATCCTCCATTTTCATTCCGTTGACAGGCATAATACCTTTTGGTTATATCATATTTTTTCTTAAATGAAAAGTATATCTGTCAGTTTTCACATTTTTTTCAGACTTTTCCCTCTTCTGTCTCTGCATCCTGTGTCGTTGTGTCTGTTTCGGTCTCCGCTGCTATCGATGGACGTCTGCTGTCATAGATCCCCTGAAAATCAAGAATTCCTGCAAACCGTCCGGTGTTATGGCACAGATCCTGATACATCCGGTAGCCGTCCACATTCTTATAACTGCACCGCAGATACTGGTCTGTGATCTGCGTTTTTGTGCCGCTGATATCCATACTGCCAAAATATACAAATCCCTGTTCTTTCAGTACCTGATACACCGGATCTGTCTCGTCATACGCTTTCCATCCATGGCTGTCCGCACCGGATGGATAAAGCAGGATCGGTACATCCCCCACAAGTGTTCCCACACTTTCGTTCCATTTTGCGAGGTCGGCAGATACCGCTTCCGCATCACTTCCGTAACTGCTTCCGTCATATCCGTTACATGCAAATTCCCATCCTGCATTTTTCAGTGCTTCCACAACAGGCGCTGCCTCCTCTTTTTCCGCTGCGGTATCAAACAGACCGTATGTCGCCGCATAGCGGTTATCGATTGATGTTGCCAGCGCGTCATCCGTCCGGTAGCCGAGAATACCGTTGTAACCGGTAAGTCCCAGGATACCTCTGGCTCCATTGTTGGAAAAATCCGGGTGCGCCTGGACAAATGCTTCCACGCACGGAACCACATCAAAAGCCCCCGTCACGGTACTTCCATCGGAAGTCTGCCGTTCACAGGTAAGTGCTCCGTTTTCATCCAGCACCAGCTTCGATGCCAGTCCCTGCCCGGACAGTTTCAGATCATAATTTACATTGGTCTCCGACAGCAGTAACGGTTTCTTTCCGGAAGGAAGCATCAGTTCTTTGGCTTCCATCACCCCGTCTTCATTAACCGCTGCCAGATCAGAAAACCGCACCAGGATGTATCCGTCTTCGTACAGCTGTTCCAGGATGGCATTGAATTCATCCACGGTCACACGGGTCTGATCCAGTGTCGCTGCTGCCCGTGTGTTTTCCTGTCCGAATGCCTGATCGGCATCTGCAATCAGACTTTCGAAGGACAGATAAAGCACATTCGTAAGATCCACAGATTCCAGCTGTACAGGCTCTTCCTCGATCTGTGTCTCCTGTTTCCCGCTATCTTTTTTCTTTGCTGACCGGTTGTACTGTTTTACTCCGCAGGAGACGGCAGAACCGATCCCCACAAGTATCAGTACAAAAAATATTACCAGAATGCCCCTCAAAATCAGCGCCTTTCTCCTGCGTCTGCGGCGGCGCTCCTGAATCAGGCGTTTCCGACGCATCCTGCGGCGACGCTCTTCAGGCGTTTCCTTTTCATTCTGTCGCTTTGTATCGTCCATGTTTTCCCTTTATCGTAACGGTTGTTTCTGCAACCGTCAGCCTCATCCTCACTTACCTTTATAATGACGGCATATCTGTACGTGCCGGATCCAGAATCTGTGTTGCATCAAACAGATCGCTGGTTCTGTTCTTTTCTCCGTGTACATCATTCCACAGACGGTAACCATCCAGGTTTCGTCTTCCCTGACGCACATAGTTATCACGGATCTGTAAGAAATACTGAGAAGAATCTACATTACAGAAGAAGTTAAATCCCTGGCTCTTCAGATAGGTGAATTTTGCATTGTCACTGGAATAGTCGTGCCAGTCGGCAAGATCCTGTCCGTGTGCAAAAATAATGGTATCCGTACCACCCACCAGCGGTGCTACATAGCTGAGCCATTTTTCTGTATCTGTCTGGATGCTCTCCAGGCTTGCATCACCGATGCGGATATGTCCCCAGGTGTGGCTGGCGAATTTCCATCCGTCTGCTTTGATGGCATCTGCCACTTTCTTTGCCTCTTCACATTCTTTGTCATAGTCAAAATCCGGGTTGGCATCGAGCCATGCCTGCTGGTCTGCGGTCAGATTTTCTCTTGTCTTATAGGCAATATCCGTACGATATCCCAGAATACCGTTATATCCGGTCAGTGCGATCGTTCCTCTTGCTCCGTGGTACGCACCGTCCGGGTGTTCTTCCAGGAACTGGTCTAACAGCGGAATACAGTCGTACGCTCCGGTCACGGTAGTTCCGTCCGCCTGAATATATTCGCAGGTTGGTTTTCCATTCTCATCCAGTACCAGCTTCGATGCGATACCACGACCGTCGTAGCTGTGATAGTAAGACAGGTCATCCAGAGATAATACAAACGGTTTCTTTCCTTCCGGAAGCATGATCTGGTTTGTGGTAAAATGAACCGTTCCATTCTCATCGACCGTCTCTGTCACCATATCGTGAAGATCGATCAGCACATAGCCGTTATCATACATCGCCTGTGTGATCTTGTTAAATTCATCGACAGTTGTCATCCACTGTTTGAATCCGGCAGCTGTGCTGTCATTTCCCACAAAAGCACGTTCCGGATCTACTACCAGTGAATGATAGAAAATATGGGTGATCTCATTCATATTGACAGCTACCAGTGTGGATTTGTCCGCTTCGTAGCTTGCGATCTTAGCGATAATATCCGCATCTTTATCATAGTTTTCCAGCGATTTCAGAAGCTCGATCGCGCCGTCATAGTCATATCCCTGTGCCATGACTTCTGCCTGCTCAATGGATTCCTGCCGTTGTTTGTTCTTTGCCTCTTCTTCCTGGATCAGTTTTTCCTGTCTTGCCTTTTCTTCTGCTTTCTTTGCCTTCGAACGGCGCACCTGGGCGGATACCAGCGCGATGGATCCGATCAGGATCAGAAGCAGTACACCCATAACAGATACACGCATGATCATCGCCCGCTGGCGTCTCTTTCTTCTCCGCTCTCTTCTCATTCGTTCCATCCGCCGCTGTCTTTCTTCTTCTGTCATGGGCGGTTTTGTTCTTCTTTGTCCCTCACTCATGTTTCTACTCCTTTGTTTTGTATGGTTTTCCGAAAAAGACGATATTCTGACTTCATTCTTCGGTTTCTGTTCCATATTTTCCGCATTTTCCTTCTCTGTCGAAAAAGGATCGCGTCTCTCAGATATTATAGCATGAATCTGTTTGAAAGCTATAGCAAAATCGGATTTTCCTGAGATTTTCCCCGATTCTGATTGCCTTTTGCCGATATCAGTGATAA is part of the Blautia faecicola genome and encodes:
- a CDS encoding MATE family efflux transporter codes for the protein MKKSYEMDMCTGPLLKKLLIFAVPLILSGVLQLLFNAADIVVVGKFAGSHALAAVGSTGALINLFTNVFIGFSIGTNVLVAQYFGAKDEQNIQDTVHTSMAIGIIGGMFLIVVGMIFAPMMLELMATPEEVLGQAALYIRIYFIGMPAMLIYNFGAAVLRAIGDTRRPLYYLLEAGVVNVILNLIFVIGFQMGVAGVAIATVVSQCISAALIVRCLMKSEGMYRLYLKRIRIHKEKMIRIIQIGLPAGLQGAIFSISNVLIQSSINSFGAIAMAGNTAAGNIEGFVYVSMNAIYQTALSFVSQNVGAGQQKRIPKISIYCMAIVFTVGLALGTLAYRCGGTLLGIYSSDPEVIAYGLDRMKVICQIYFLCGMMDVAVGILRGMGYSIMPMLVSLAGACGLRIVWIFTVFVWKHSLFVLYLSYPITWIITLSVHLICFAVVWKRKKGIWATVKPHPDLGKTEE
- a CDS encoding O-acetyl-ADP-ribose deacetylase; its protein translation is MGKFKIEMGDITTYAVDGIVNAANTTLLGGGGVDGAIHRAAGPELLEECKTLGGCDTGKAKITKGYNLPAHYVLHTPGPIWHGGYNYEDVLLQGCYEYCLKLGEQHGLKTIAFPSISTGVYGYPVEEAAKIAVRTICDFLKWTQVVEEVTMVCHGEGTWKVYQEAYREYQAAESEK
- a CDS encoding GatB/YqeY domain-containing protein; the protein is MELAVLQKDMVAAMKAKDKVRKEAISSLISAVKKVAIDEGHRDDIKPELVDQVILKELKTVKEQIDTCPAERTDLIEEYQTRYNIINEYAPQLMSAEEVKTCLQEKFAEVLATKNKGQIMKAVMGELKGKADGKVINQVVGELCK
- the tig gene encoding trigger factor; this translates as MKKRAIMISMLLVMALSVTGCSQKTATKNDDTKTEETASTDDAEQTDSDSEEDTSEDSPTTAELMADIDVEKCVTLGDYKGITVEKTIQSVTDEDVQNEIDDALASYPVEVDRTAKEGDTVNIDYVGKIDGTEFDGGSDQGADLKLGSGKFIDGFEDGLIGAKKGETRTLDLTFPEDYTQDLAGKAVEFTVTVNAVKEPLTEPTDQWVADNIEGYDNVADYKAGIRSDQEENNEQTAENQVRYSAWTQVVENCTINEYPDSLVEIGKNLYVQQVETYAKYAGMELDAYIESSGLSQDEYESNKEEYGKNVAAQALVCQAICDKEGFAIGDDAYKEALDKMLTEYGCTEDELIQTYGQDNVEQSIMLNRVSDLILANANVTEVQADSSSDSTEDSSAN
- a CDS encoding polysaccharide deacetylase, with protein sequence MSEGQRRTKPPMTEEERQRRMERMRRERRRKRRQRAMIMRVSVMGVLLLILIGSIALVSAQVRRSKAKKAEEKARQEKLIQEEEAKNKQRQESIEQAEVMAQGYDYDGAIELLKSLENYDKDADIIAKIASYEADKSTLVAVNMNEITHIFYHSLVVDPERAFVGNDSTAAGFKQWMTTVDEFNKITQAMYDNGYVLIDLHDMVTETVDENGTVHFTTNQIMLPEGKKPFVLSLDDLSYYHSYDGRGIASKLVLDENGKPTCEYIQADGTTVTGAYDCIPLLDQFLEEHPDGAYHGARGTIALTGYNGILGYRTDIAYKTRENLTADQQAWLDANPDFDYDKECEEAKKVADAIKADGWKFASHTWGHIRIGDASLESIQTDTEKWLSYVAPLVGGTDTIIFAHGQDLADWHDYSSDNAKFTYLKSQGFNFFCNVDSSQYFLQIRDNYVRQGRRNLDGYRLWNDVHGEKNRTSDLFDATQILDPARTDMPSL